One Gambusia affinis linkage group LG15, SWU_Gaff_1.0, whole genome shotgun sequence genomic window carries:
- the map6a gene encoding microtubule-associated protein 6 homolog isoform X6: MAWPCISRACCMARFWNQLDKADIAVPLVFTKYTDVSEMQHIQLQPSLHPPQARVAIETQPSRAETRLAKASRGPRRCVSEERVCSSVMREDFKHWKVRPEPSCKPRSEYHEPETPFNTETQYQKDFKPWPIPKRYDHPWIPKPPPSVGDHHRPKHVKKHVALDAECGVEKGAIADKVQEKDLLQGQERKKRSNKQEGPKKVVLKVEAEGRGRAAVDALNRQIKEEISAGTSYKTEFKAYKDVKPVKMIRAKSQYLPPDEKRSLETSYSANFKALAPLQPTDNKAQERRRIRSLYSEPYIDPSKQVDRYSVLRSKPKKPGAAAAGQGKPVRKAKDKQSATLKGSRKTTSENQSENRPAVGDKEKRLC; encoded by the exons ATGGCGTGGCCCTGCATCAGCCGGGCGTGCTGCATGGCCCGGTTCTGGAACCAGCTGGACAAGGCTGACATTGCAGTGCCTTTGGTCTTCACCAAGTACACGGACGTGTCGGAAATGCAGCACATCCAGCTGCAGCCGTCGCTCCATCCTCCCCAGGCCCGGGTCGCCATAGAAACGCAGCCGTCGCGTGCGGAAACCCGCTTGGCGAAAGCGTCGCGCGGGCCGCGCAGGTGCGTCTCGGAGGAGCGCGTGTGCAGCTCGGTGATGCGCGAGGACTTCAAACACTGGAAAGTGCGGCCCGAGCCCAGCTGTAAACCCAGGAGCGAGTACCACGAGCCGGAGACACCGTTTAACACCGAGACCCAGTACCAGAAGGACTTCAAGCCCTGGCCCATCCCGAAGAGGTACGACCACCCCTGGATACCCAAACCCCCACCGAGCGTCGGCGACCACCACCGACCCAAGCATGTGAAAAAGCACGTAGCGCTGGATGCGGAATGCGGCGTGGAAAAAGGCGCCATTGCCGACAAGGTGCAGGAAAAAGACCTGCTGCAGGGGCAGGAGAGGAAAAAGCGGTCCAATAAGCAGGAGGGACCGAAAAAGGTGGTCCTGAAGGTGGAGGCAGAAGGCAGGGGGAGGGCGGCGGTGGATGCCCTGAACCGACAGATCAAGGAGGAGATCTCAGCTGGCACCTCCTATAA AACCGAGTTCAAGGCGTACAAAGACGTGAAGCCAGTAAAGATGATTCGGGCAAAGTCTCAGTACCTGCCTCCAGATGAAAAGAGGAGCTTAGAGACCAGCTACAGCGCCAACTTTAAGGCACTAGCTCCACTGCAGCCCACTGACAACAAGGCccaggagaggaggaggataCGCAGTTTGTACAGCGAGCCTTACATCGACCCCAGCAAACAG GTTGACAGGTATAGTGTCCTGCGCTCTAAACCTAAAAAGCCTGGAGCCGCAGCAGCAGGCCAGGGTAAACCGGTGAGGAAAGCCAAAGATAAGCAGAGCGCCACGCTGAAGGGCTCCAGGAAGACGACCTCGGAGAACCAGTCCGAGAACCGGCCGGCGGTCGGGGACAAGGAGAAAA GGTTGTGCTAA
- the mogat2 gene encoding 2-acylglycerol O-acyltransferase 2, whose translation MVDGKMKIDFAPVDVPLQRRLQTAAVGQWVFSFLGLAPTCIILFFYLLFTRFWLISVLYATWWYYDFDTPARGGRRVAVLRGLKVWEYMRDYFPIKLVKTVDLDPRHNYILGFHPHGVLVAGAFTNFCTCATGFPQLFPGLTSYLLMLPLWFRAPFFRDYIMCAGLIPSDKESASYPLRKKKGGSAVVIAVGGAPEALDAHPGTFNVLLANKKGFIKMAMEHGAHLVPVFSFGENEVYDQVENPRGTWLRWTQDRLQSIMGISLPLFHARGIFQYSFGLMPYRRPIYTVVGRPIKVEKKEKPTSEELNALHQLYMDELSSLFDEHKGNYGVDKDVHLNFV comes from the exons ATGGTGGATGG aaaaatgaaaattgatTTTGCGCCTGTGGACGTGCCCCTCCAAAGGAGGCTGCAGACTGCAGCGGTGGGCCAGTGGGTCTTCTCCTTCCTGGGTCTGG CACCTACCTGCATTATCTTGTTCTTTTACCTCCTCTTTACTCGCTTCTGGCTGATCAGTGTGCTGTACGCCACCTGGTGGTACTATGACTTCGACACGCCGGCACGAGGGGGTCGCAGAGTGGCCGTTTTGCGTGGCCTCAAAGTGTGGGAGTACATGCGGGATTATTTCCCCATCAAG CTGGTGAAGACAGTCGACTTGGACCCCAGACACAACTACATCTTGGGTTTCCACCCTCATGGCGTGCTGGTAGCAGGAGCCTTCACCAACTTCTGCACCTGCGCTACTGGCTTCCCGCAGCTGTTTCCAGGCCTCACCAGCTACCTGCTGATGCTGCCTCTGTGGTTCAGAGCTCCATTCTTCAGGGACTACATTATGTGTGCTG GTTTGATTCCGTCTGACAAAGAAAGCGCTAGTTATCCACTCCGCAAGAAGAAAGGTGGGAGTGCTGTTGTGATTGCTGTTGGCGGGGCCCCAGAAGCCCTTGATGCTCATCCTGGCACCTTCAATGTGCTCCTGGCCAATAAGAAAGGCTTCATCAAAATGGCAATGGAGCATGG agctCACCTGGTTCCAGTTTTCTCCTTTGGAGAGAATGAAGTGTATGATCAGGTGGAAAACCCCAGAGGAACATGGCTTCGGTGGACACAGGATCGGCTGCAAAGCATCATGGGTATCTCCCTGCCTCTTTTCCATGCGCGTGGTATTTTCCAGTACTCCTTCGGCCTGATGCCCTACAGACGACCAATCTATACAGTTG TTGGCCGGCCAATCAAGgtggagaagaaagagaagccAACCAGCGAGGAACTCAACGCCCTCCACCAGCTGTACATGGACGAGCTCAGCAGTTTGTTCGATGAGCACAAAGGCAACTATGGAGTAGACAAGGATGTTCATCTGAACTTTGTCTGA
- the map6a gene encoding microtubule-associated protein 6 homolog isoform X3: protein MAWPCISRACCMARFWNQLDKADIAVPLVFTKYTDVSEMQHIQLQPSLHPPQARVAIETQPSRAETRLAKASRGPRRCVSEERVCSSVMREDFKHWKVRPEPSCKPRSEYHEPETPFNTETQYQKDFKPWPIPKRYDHPWIPKPPPSVGDHHRPKHVKKHVALDAECGVEKGAIADKVQEKDLLQGQERKKRSNKQEGPKKVVLKVEAEGRGRAAVDALNRQIKEEISAGTSYKTEFKAYKDVKPVKMIRAKSQYLPPDEKRSLETSYSANFKALAPLQPTDNKAQERRRIRSLYSEPYIDPSKQVDRYSVLRSKPKKPGAAAAGQGKPVRKAKDKQSATLKGSRKTTSENQSENRPAVGDKEKNRYSNEWAEASSFLSPPFDATHLPPLRSPPSPGCHGYLAARPTNG, encoded by the exons ATGGCGTGGCCCTGCATCAGCCGGGCGTGCTGCATGGCCCGGTTCTGGAACCAGCTGGACAAGGCTGACATTGCAGTGCCTTTGGTCTTCACCAAGTACACGGACGTGTCGGAAATGCAGCACATCCAGCTGCAGCCGTCGCTCCATCCTCCCCAGGCCCGGGTCGCCATAGAAACGCAGCCGTCGCGTGCGGAAACCCGCTTGGCGAAAGCGTCGCGCGGGCCGCGCAGGTGCGTCTCGGAGGAGCGCGTGTGCAGCTCGGTGATGCGCGAGGACTTCAAACACTGGAAAGTGCGGCCCGAGCCCAGCTGTAAACCCAGGAGCGAGTACCACGAGCCGGAGACACCGTTTAACACCGAGACCCAGTACCAGAAGGACTTCAAGCCCTGGCCCATCCCGAAGAGGTACGACCACCCCTGGATACCCAAACCCCCACCGAGCGTCGGCGACCACCACCGACCCAAGCATGTGAAAAAGCACGTAGCGCTGGATGCGGAATGCGGCGTGGAAAAAGGCGCCATTGCCGACAAGGTGCAGGAAAAAGACCTGCTGCAGGGGCAGGAGAGGAAAAAGCGGTCCAATAAGCAGGAGGGACCGAAAAAGGTGGTCCTGAAGGTGGAGGCAGAAGGCAGGGGGAGGGCGGCGGTGGATGCCCTGAACCGACAGATCAAGGAGGAGATCTCAGCTGGCACCTCCTATAA AACCGAGTTCAAGGCGTACAAAGACGTGAAGCCAGTAAAGATGATTCGGGCAAAGTCTCAGTACCTGCCTCCAGATGAAAAGAGGAGCTTAGAGACCAGCTACAGCGCCAACTTTAAGGCACTAGCTCCACTGCAGCCCACTGACAACAAGGCccaggagaggaggaggataCGCAGTTTGTACAGCGAGCCTTACATCGACCCCAGCAAACAG GTTGACAGGTATAGTGTCCTGCGCTCTAAACCTAAAAAGCCTGGAGCCGCAGCAGCAGGCCAGGGTAAACCGGTGAGGAAAGCCAAAGATAAGCAGAGCGCCACGCTGAAGGGCTCCAGGAAGACGACCTCGGAGAACCAGTCCGAGAACCGGCCGGCGGTCGGGGACAAGGAGAAAA ATCGCTATAGTAACGAGTGGGCGGAAGCATCCTCTTTCCTGTCTCCGCCATTTGATGCCACCCACCTCCCCCCACTCCGCTCGCCTCCATCTCCAGGTTGCCATGGCTACTTGGCTGCCCGGCCAACCAATGGATGA
- the map6a gene encoding microtubule-associated protein 6 homolog isoform X5, whose amino-acid sequence MAWPCISRACCMARFWNQLDKADIAVPLVFTKYTDVSEMQHIQLQPSLHPPQARVAIETQPSRAETRLAKASRGPRRCVSEERVCSSVMREDFKHWKVRPEPSCKPRSEYHEPETPFNTETQYQKDFKPWPIPKRYDHPWIPKPPPSVGDHHRPKHVKKHVALDAECGVEKGAIADKVQEKDLLQGQERKKRSNKQEGPKKVVLKVEAEGRGRAAVDALNRQIKEEISAGTSYKTEFKAYKDVKPVKMIRAKSQYLPPDEKRSLETSYSANFKALAPLQPTDNKAQERRRIRSLYSEPYIDPSKQVDRYSVLRSKPKKPGAAAAGQGKPVRKAKDKQSATLKGSRKTTSENQSENRPAVGDKEKSKEINNKLAEAKESL is encoded by the exons ATGGCGTGGCCCTGCATCAGCCGGGCGTGCTGCATGGCCCGGTTCTGGAACCAGCTGGACAAGGCTGACATTGCAGTGCCTTTGGTCTTCACCAAGTACACGGACGTGTCGGAAATGCAGCACATCCAGCTGCAGCCGTCGCTCCATCCTCCCCAGGCCCGGGTCGCCATAGAAACGCAGCCGTCGCGTGCGGAAACCCGCTTGGCGAAAGCGTCGCGCGGGCCGCGCAGGTGCGTCTCGGAGGAGCGCGTGTGCAGCTCGGTGATGCGCGAGGACTTCAAACACTGGAAAGTGCGGCCCGAGCCCAGCTGTAAACCCAGGAGCGAGTACCACGAGCCGGAGACACCGTTTAACACCGAGACCCAGTACCAGAAGGACTTCAAGCCCTGGCCCATCCCGAAGAGGTACGACCACCCCTGGATACCCAAACCCCCACCGAGCGTCGGCGACCACCACCGACCCAAGCATGTGAAAAAGCACGTAGCGCTGGATGCGGAATGCGGCGTGGAAAAAGGCGCCATTGCCGACAAGGTGCAGGAAAAAGACCTGCTGCAGGGGCAGGAGAGGAAAAAGCGGTCCAATAAGCAGGAGGGACCGAAAAAGGTGGTCCTGAAGGTGGAGGCAGAAGGCAGGGGGAGGGCGGCGGTGGATGCCCTGAACCGACAGATCAAGGAGGAGATCTCAGCTGGCACCTCCTATAA AACCGAGTTCAAGGCGTACAAAGACGTGAAGCCAGTAAAGATGATTCGGGCAAAGTCTCAGTACCTGCCTCCAGATGAAAAGAGGAGCTTAGAGACCAGCTACAGCGCCAACTTTAAGGCACTAGCTCCACTGCAGCCCACTGACAACAAGGCccaggagaggaggaggataCGCAGTTTGTACAGCGAGCCTTACATCGACCCCAGCAAACAG GTTGACAGGTATAGTGTCCTGCGCTCTAAACCTAAAAAGCCTGGAGCCGCAGCAGCAGGCCAGGGTAAACCGGTGAGGAAAGCCAAAGATAAGCAGAGCGCCACGCTGAAGGGCTCCAGGAAGACGACCTCGGAGAACCAGTCCGAGAACCGGCCGGCGGTCGGGGACAAGGAGAAAAGTAAAGAGATCAACAACAAACTGGCTGAGGCAAAAGA ATCGCTATAG